The Nocardioides campestrisoli genome includes a window with the following:
- a CDS encoding ROK family protein → MSSPVWIGVDIGGTKVLAGVVGPEGTVLRTARLASPGRQATVAEVEDALSDAVAAVAAGAPVAGVGIAAAGFVDADGERVRFAPHLPWRDDPVRSRLTERWGTSVLLENDATCAAVAESELGAAHGAGSAVLVTLGTGIGGGIAVGGTVLRGAGGMAGEVGHMKVQPGGAVCECGGRGCWEQYASGPALLRGVRASWERRGPVLQERTGGDPDQLTGPMVTEAADRGDPLAQEVLEEVGRWLGLGLSNLVAALDPECVVVGGGLAAAGEAVLAPARRELGAQLVGRGHRTAPPVVTALLGPEAGLVGAALLARAAASGA, encoded by the coding sequence GTGAGCTCGCCGGTGTGGATCGGGGTGGACATCGGGGGGACCAAGGTGCTCGCGGGCGTGGTCGGACCCGAGGGGACGGTCCTGCGCACGGCGCGGCTGGCCTCACCGGGGCGGCAGGCCACGGTGGCCGAGGTCGAGGACGCGCTGAGCGACGCGGTGGCCGCGGTGGCGGCGGGCGCCCCGGTCGCCGGGGTGGGCATCGCCGCCGCGGGCTTCGTGGACGCCGACGGCGAGCGGGTCCGGTTCGCTCCGCACCTGCCGTGGCGGGACGACCCGGTGCGGAGCCGGCTCACGGAACGCTGGGGTACGTCGGTCCTGCTGGAGAACGACGCGACGTGCGCGGCGGTGGCCGAGTCCGAGCTGGGGGCGGCCCACGGGGCCGGCTCCGCTGTGCTGGTCACCCTCGGCACCGGCATCGGTGGCGGCATCGCGGTCGGTGGCACGGTGCTGCGCGGTGCCGGCGGCATGGCCGGCGAGGTAGGACACATGAAGGTCCAGCCCGGTGGCGCGGTCTGCGAGTGCGGTGGTCGGGGGTGCTGGGAGCAGTACGCCTCCGGCCCGGCCCTGCTCCGCGGGGTCAGGGCCTCCTGGGAGCGCCGGGGCCCCGTGCTCCAGGAGCGCACCGGCGGTGACCCCGACCAGCTGACCGGGCCGATGGTGACCGAGGCGGCCGACCGCGGCGACCCCCTCGCCCAGGAGGTGCTCGAGGAGGTCGGGCGCTGGCTGGGCCTGGGCCTGTCCAACCTGGTCGCGGCGCTCGACCCCGAGTGCGTGGTGGTCGGCGGGGGGCTGGCGGCGGCCGGGGAGGCCGTGCTCGCACCGGCCCGGCGCGAGCTGGGAGCGCAGCTGGTGGGTCGCGGCCACCGGACGGCGCCTCCGGTCGTCACGGCCCTGCTCGGGCCGGAGGCCGGACTGGTCGGCGCGGCGCTGCTGGCCCGTGCTGCCGCCTCCGGCGCCTGA
- a CDS encoding ornithine cyclodeaminase, which produces MSVSENVEVTGHLMDSGVLSEILDDIREYEGDWVINGIDVGREATDTSTATITVTAEDDEALQRLLMRLQTRGVNMVDPGEASVSECRRDGVFPDGFYSTTNLPTRVRLEGVWHEVENPEMDCGLVVLGGTEKTRLVTMPMSDVRSGMQVVCGAAGIRVTVPVVTKDDEHFGFMESDVSSEKPQAVLVRQVADGMREAKAAGKKVLWVGGPGVVHTGAAPAMVAMVQAGFVDVLFAGNALATHDIEASLYGTSLGVDLAHGRGVKHGHEHHIRALNTIRKEGSIAAAVENGVVTGGIMHALVTTGKSFVLVGSVRDDGPLPDVYTDVLEGQRAMRAELPDVGFCLMVATMLHSVATGNILPASIPLVCVDINPATVTKLADRGSSQARGIVTDVGLFLEQLALELVPGYRRD; this is translated from the coding sequence GTGAGCGTGAGTGAGAACGTGGAAGTGACCGGGCACCTGATGGACAGCGGGGTGCTCTCCGAGATCCTGGACGACATCCGGGAGTACGAGGGCGACTGGGTGATCAACGGCATCGACGTGGGCCGGGAGGCGACGGACACCTCCACCGCGACCATCACGGTGACCGCCGAGGACGACGAGGCCCTGCAGCGCCTGCTCATGCGCCTGCAGACGCGGGGCGTCAACATGGTCGACCCGGGCGAGGCGTCGGTCTCCGAGTGCCGCCGTGACGGCGTGTTCCCCGACGGCTTCTACTCCACCACCAACCTGCCCACCCGGGTCCGCCTCGAGGGGGTCTGGCACGAGGTGGAGAACCCGGAGATGGACTGCGGGCTGGTGGTGCTCGGCGGCACGGAGAAGACCCGCCTGGTGACCATGCCGATGTCCGACGTCCGCAGCGGGATGCAGGTCGTCTGCGGCGCGGCCGGCATCCGGGTGACGGTGCCGGTGGTGACCAAGGACGACGAGCACTTCGGCTTCATGGAGTCCGACGTCTCGTCCGAGAAGCCCCAGGCCGTCCTGGTCCGCCAGGTGGCCGACGGGATGCGCGAGGCCAAGGCAGCCGGGAAGAAGGTGCTCTGGGTGGGCGGCCCGGGCGTCGTGCACACCGGTGCGGCGCCGGCCATGGTGGCGATGGTGCAGGCCGGCTTCGTGGACGTGCTCTTCGCCGGGAACGCCCTGGCCACCCACGACATCGAGGCCAGCCTCTACGGGACCAGCCTCGGCGTCGACCTGGCGCACGGCCGAGGGGTCAAGCACGGCCACGAGCACCACATCCGGGCCCTGAACACCATCCGCAAGGAGGGGTCGATCGCCGCCGCGGTCGAGAACGGGGTGGTCACCGGAGGGATCATGCACGCGCTGGTCACCACCGGGAAGAGCTTCGTGCTGGTCGGGTCCGTGCGCGACGACGGACCCCTGCCCGACGTCTACACCGACGTGCTGGAGGGCCAGCGCGCCATGCGGGCCGAGCTGCCGGACGTGGGCTTCTGCCTGATGGTCGCCACCATGCTGCACTCCGTGGCGACCGGGAACATCCTGCCCGCCTCCATCCCCCTGGTCTGCGTCGACATCAACCCCGCCACGGTGACCAAGCTGGCCGACCGCGGCTCCTCCCAGGCCCGGGGCATCGTGACCGACGTGGGGCTCTTCCTGGAGCAGCTGGCGCTCGAGCTGGTGCCTGGGTACCGCCGGGACTGA
- a CDS encoding CpaF family protein, which yields MSNLSERLAARRRAEEAAAAAGLLTPDLTAQVPVEAPTQQIRTEEPPLAPASPAAGASDSPLNDRRTPGPDVAVGRRAQPTNTDRIEELKASVHAELLRQLGPQLYDSNLEQSELDQKVRGALADVLKRSDRPISAADRQQITSEISDDILGYGPIEPYLRDPEVSEVMVNGAHSIWLERKGRLVAADAIFQDEAHLRRTIDKIVSRIGRRVDESSPMVDARLPDGSRVNAVVPPLAIDGSALTIRKFSTDPLTADDLVRFGSISQRTKEFLDACVKGRLNIIVSGSTGAGKTTTLNVLSSFIPTDERIVTIEDAAELQLKQEHVVRLESRPSNIEGKGAVTIRDLVKNSLRMRPDRIIVGEVRDASALDMLQAMNTGHDGSICTVHSNGPRDTLSRMETLVLMAGMDLPIRAIREQVASAVDLIVHQTRFKDGSRHITHVTEVERMEGDIITLQDVFLYDHSAGFDAEGRTLGGLKATGLRPKFLEKMAYNNVQVDPLIFAPERF from the coding sequence ATGAGCAACCTCTCCGAGCGCCTGGCCGCCCGGCGTCGCGCCGAGGAGGCCGCCGCCGCCGCCGGCCTGCTCACCCCCGACCTCACCGCCCAGGTGCCGGTCGAGGCACCCACCCAGCAGATCCGGACCGAGGAGCCGCCGCTGGCTCCCGCTTCCCCTGCGGCGGGTGCCTCCGACTCCCCGCTCAACGACCGCCGTACCCCCGGACCCGACGTGGCCGTGGGACGGCGGGCCCAGCCCACCAACACCGATCGCATCGAGGAGCTCAAGGCCTCGGTGCACGCCGAGCTGCTGCGGCAGCTCGGGCCGCAGCTCTACGACTCCAACCTGGAGCAGAGCGAGCTGGACCAGAAGGTCCGTGGCGCTCTCGCGGACGTGCTCAAGCGGAGCGACCGGCCGATCAGCGCGGCAGACCGCCAGCAGATCACCAGCGAGATCAGCGACGACATCCTCGGGTACGGGCCGATCGAGCCCTACCTGCGCGACCCGGAGGTCTCCGAGGTCATGGTCAACGGCGCGCACAGCATCTGGCTGGAGCGCAAGGGCCGGCTGGTCGCGGCGGACGCGATCTTCCAGGACGAGGCGCACCTGCGCCGGACCATCGACAAGATCGTCTCCCGGATCGGCCGACGCGTCGACGAGTCCAGCCCGATGGTGGACGCGCGGCTGCCCGACGGCAGCCGCGTCAACGCCGTGGTCCCGCCGCTGGCGATCGACGGCTCCGCGCTCACGATCCGCAAGTTCTCCACCGACCCGCTGACCGCCGACGACCTCGTCCGGTTCGGCTCGATCAGCCAGCGGACCAAGGAGTTCCTCGACGCCTGCGTCAAGGGGCGCCTCAACATCATCGTCTCCGGCAGCACGGGCGCCGGGAAGACCACCACCCTGAACGTCCTGTCGTCGTTCATCCCGACCGACGAGCGGATCGTGACGATCGAGGACGCCGCCGAGCTCCAGCTGAAGCAGGAGCACGTGGTGCGGCTGGAGTCCCGGCCGTCCAACATCGAGGGCAAGGGTGCGGTGACAATCCGCGACCTGGTGAAGAACAGCCTGCGCATGCGTCCCGACCGGATCATCGTCGGTGAGGTCCGTGACGCCTCGGCCCTCGACATGCTCCAGGCGATGAACACCGGTCACGACGGCTCCATCTGCACCGTCCACTCCAACGGCCCCCGCGACACGCTCTCCCGCATGGAGACCCTGGTGCTGATGGCCGGGATGGACCTGCCGATCCGGGCGATCCGGGAGCAGGTGGCCTCCGCCGTGGACTTGATCGTGCACCAGACCCGGTTCAAGGACGGTTCCCGGCACATCACCCATGTCACCGAGGTGGAGCGGATGGAGGGCGACATCATCACCCTGCAGGACGTCTTCCTCTACGACCACTCCGCCGGCTTCGACGCCGAGGGACGCACCCTCGGCGGCCTCAAGGCCACGGGCCTGCGACCGAAGTTCCTGGAGAAGATGGCCTACAACAACGTGCAGGTCGACCCGCTGATCTTCGCCCCGGAGCGGTTCTGA
- a CDS encoding lysophospholipid acyltransferase family protein — MLYWFLKRIALGPLLRVVFRPEVSGLENVPSEGPAILASNHLSYADWLFMPLTLPRRVTFVAKAEYFNSPGIKGWFQKQFFSGSGQVPIDRSGANAAEGALKSAKRILAQGDLFGIYPEGTRSHDGRLYRGKTGVARLALESGAPVIPVAVVGTDVVAPPGKKFGTITRPLVRFGKPLDFSRYEGMENDRYILRSITDEIMYEIMRLSGQEYVDMYAVRAKEESRKASDDTRRLERGGAPDPSVDRDRSKKAS; from the coding sequence GTGCTCTACTGGTTCCTGAAGCGGATCGCCCTCGGCCCCCTCCTCCGTGTCGTCTTCCGCCCGGAGGTCTCGGGGCTGGAGAACGTCCCGTCCGAGGGGCCGGCGATCCTGGCCAGCAACCACCTCTCCTACGCCGACTGGCTGTTCATGCCGCTGACGCTGCCGCGTCGCGTGACCTTCGTGGCCAAGGCGGAGTACTTCAACTCACCGGGCATCAAGGGCTGGTTCCAGAAGCAGTTCTTCAGCGGGTCCGGCCAGGTCCCGATCGACCGCAGCGGAGCGAACGCCGCGGAGGGTGCGCTGAAGTCGGCCAAGAGGATCCTCGCCCAGGGCGACCTCTTCGGGATCTACCCCGAGGGGACGCGGTCCCACGACGGGCGCCTCTACCGGGGCAAGACCGGGGTGGCCCGGCTCGCCCTGGAGTCCGGCGCGCCGGTGATCCCGGTGGCGGTCGTCGGAACCGACGTGGTGGCGCCCCCCGGCAAGAAGTTCGGCACGATCACCCGTCCGTTGGTGCGCTTCGGCAAGCCGCTGGACTTCTCCCGCTACGAGGGGATGGAGAACGACCGCTACATCCTGCGGTCGATCACCGACGAGATCATGTACGAGATCATGCGGCTCTCCGGCCAGGAGTACGTCGACATGTATGCGGTCCGCGCCAAGGAGGAGTCCCGGAAGGCCTCCGACGACACCCGGCGCCTCGAGCGCGGCGGCGCGCCCGACCCGTCGGTCGACCGGGACCGGTCGAAGAAGGCGTCCTGA
- a CDS encoding ArsA family ATPase, translated as MRVLLFTGKGGVGKSTVAAGTAAAAARSGRRTLVLSTDAAHSLGDVYGVPAGPEPTEVAERLFVAQVDAQRRFEQSWAQIQEYLRGVLDVAGVDPVAAEELTVLPGAEEVLALLELRAQARQGQWDVIVVDCAPTAETLRLLALPEALGWYMTRVFPVQRRMVRTLGPVLGRAAGVPMPGDPVFGAVEDLLRELGEVRELLTGPGASVRLVLTPERVVLAEARRSWTTLSLLGYAVDGVVANRVFPGAEGDEWREGWVRAQAEVLRDLERSFDGLPVWRAAYRAEEPVGEQAVAAMALDLYAGQDPVAPPAGRAPFRVERSGAHLVMTVRLPLVGPKEVELARRGDDLLVTVGSYRRVLSLPSAVHALPLAGARVEGGNLQVRFEEKVT; from the coding sequence TTGAGAGTCCTGCTCTTCACCGGCAAGGGCGGCGTCGGCAAGTCCACGGTCGCGGCCGGGACGGCCGCGGCGGCTGCCCGGTCCGGGCGCCGCACCCTGGTGCTCTCCACGGACGCCGCCCACTCCCTCGGTGACGTGTACGGCGTACCGGCGGGACCGGAGCCTACCGAGGTCGCGGAGCGGCTCTTCGTCGCGCAGGTCGACGCCCAGCGGCGCTTCGAGCAGTCGTGGGCCCAGATCCAGGAGTACCTCCGGGGGGTGCTGGACGTGGCCGGGGTGGACCCGGTCGCCGCCGAGGAGCTCACCGTCCTGCCCGGCGCGGAGGAGGTGCTCGCGCTGCTCGAGCTGCGGGCCCAGGCCCGGCAGGGGCAGTGGGACGTGATCGTCGTGGACTGCGCGCCCACGGCGGAGACCCTGCGACTGCTCGCACTGCCCGAGGCGCTGGGGTGGTACATGACCCGGGTCTTCCCGGTGCAGCGACGGATGGTGCGGACCCTGGGTCCGGTGCTCGGCCGGGCCGCGGGGGTCCCGATGCCAGGCGACCCCGTCTTCGGAGCCGTGGAGGACCTGCTGCGCGAGCTGGGAGAGGTCCGGGAGCTGCTGACCGGTCCCGGCGCCAGCGTGCGGCTCGTGCTGACCCCCGAGCGCGTCGTGCTCGCGGAGGCCCGCCGCTCCTGGACGACGCTCTCCCTGCTCGGCTACGCCGTGGACGGCGTCGTGGCCAACCGGGTCTTCCCGGGCGCCGAGGGTGATGAGTGGCGCGAGGGGTGGGTGCGGGCCCAGGCCGAGGTGCTCCGGGACCTGGAGCGCTCGTTCGACGGGCTCCCGGTCTGGCGCGCGGCGTACCGGGCCGAGGAGCCGGTGGGGGAGCAGGCGGTCGCCGCGATGGCGCTCGACCTCTATGCCGGGCAGGATCCGGTGGCACCACCCGCCGGGAGGGCGCCCTTCCGGGTCGAGCGCTCCGGAGCCCACCTGGTGATGACCGTGCGGCTCCCGCTGGTGGGGCCAAAGGAGGTCGAGCTGGCCAGACGAGGGGACGACCTCCTGGTCACCGTCGGCTCCTACCGCCGGGTGCTGTCGCTGCCCAGCGCCGTGCACGCCCTGCCGCTGGCCGGCGCCAGGGTGGAGGGTGGCAACCTGCAGGTCCGCTTCGAGGAGAAGGTCACATGA
- a CDS encoding alpha/beta hydrolase, which translates to MSIDPRARPLSLPARPEATGGRRVGVLLSHGFTGSPASIRPWGEALAQHGYAVEVPRLPGHGTSWRDLDATGWDDWYGEIERTFLRLSRTCDAVVVGGLSMGGTLALRLAAEHGDAVAGLVLVNPAVHSTRKDLLALPLLKHLVGSVPGLADDIRKPGVTEHGYVRTPLGALHSLTRQWRALRADLPRVTSPLLLLRSAEDHVVDPSSARIIAREVSSRELTERVLPDSYHVATLDHDAETICAESAAFVSRVTAEGLPQGSRASLET; encoded by the coding sequence ATGTCGATCGACCCGCGGGCCCGTCCGCTCTCGCTGCCGGCCCGCCCCGAGGCCACCGGCGGGCGTCGGGTGGGGGTCCTGCTGAGCCACGGCTTCACCGGCTCCCCGGCCTCGATCAGGCCCTGGGGCGAGGCGCTGGCCCAGCACGGGTACGCCGTCGAGGTGCCGCGGCTGCCCGGTCACGGGACGTCGTGGCGGGATCTCGACGCCACCGGCTGGGACGACTGGTACGGCGAGATCGAGCGCACGTTCCTCCGGCTCTCACGCACCTGCGACGCCGTGGTGGTCGGCGGGCTCTCGATGGGCGGGACCCTGGCGCTGCGGCTCGCGGCGGAGCACGGCGACGCGGTGGCGGGACTGGTGCTGGTCAACCCGGCGGTGCACTCCACCCGCAAGGACCTGCTCGCCCTGCCCCTGCTCAAGCACCTGGTCGGCTCGGTGCCGGGGCTGGCCGACGACATCCGCAAGCCCGGCGTCACCGAGCACGGCTACGTCCGCACCCCGCTCGGGGCGCTGCACTCCCTCACCCGGCAGTGGCGAGCGCTGAGGGCCGACCTTCCGCGGGTGACGAGCCCGCTGCTCCTGCTCCGGTCCGCGGAGGACCACGTGGTCGACCCGTCGTCGGCGCGGATCATCGCCCGCGAGGTCTCCAGCCGGGAGCTGACCGAGCGGGTGCTGCCCGACAGCTACCACGTCGCCACGCTCGACCACGACGCCGAGACGATCTGCGCGGAGTCCGCGGCATTCGTCTCCCGGGTCACCGCCGAGGGCCTCCCGCAGGGGTCACGGGCTAGCCTCGAGACGTGA
- the cpaB gene encoding Flp pilus assembly protein CpaB, whose product MDRRKLLLVVAVVVALFGTALVYLYVESADNRAAEQYDTVEVLTAVSPIVTGETIADAANGGKIQRQSLPRNTVLPSAVTTIDSLEGLAANTNIYPGEQIVPEKFGGVGESSALPIPNGKLAVSVQLTDTARVSGFVSAGSDVAVWLNGTGPEGQPFTRLLLPEVKVLAAGSTTLVSTTSTDQTGAETTEQLPRTLLTLAVDQPQAEKLMFAATNGELSFGLRTGTTKIAPNPGTNLQNLFS is encoded by the coding sequence ATGGATCGACGCAAGCTCCTGCTCGTCGTGGCCGTCGTCGTGGCGCTGTTCGGCACCGCCCTCGTCTACCTCTACGTGGAGAGCGCGGACAACCGGGCGGCGGAGCAGTACGACACGGTCGAGGTGCTGACCGCGGTCAGCCCGATCGTGACCGGCGAGACGATCGCTGACGCCGCCAACGGCGGCAAGATCCAGCGTCAGAGCCTGCCCCGCAACACCGTCCTCCCCTCGGCGGTGACCACGATCGACTCACTCGAGGGGCTGGCGGCCAACACCAACATCTACCCGGGCGAGCAGATCGTGCCGGAGAAGTTCGGCGGCGTGGGCGAGTCCTCGGCCCTCCCGATCCCCAACGGCAAGCTCGCGGTCTCGGTGCAGCTCACCGACACCGCCCGGGTCTCCGGCTTCGTCTCGGCCGGCTCGGACGTGGCGGTCTGGCTGAACGGGACCGGGCCGGAGGGCCAGCCCTTCACCCGGCTGCTGCTGCCCGAGGTGAAGGTGCTCGCGGCCGGATCGACCACCCTGGTCTCCACCACCTCCACCGACCAGACGGGGGCGGAGACGACCGAGCAGCTCCCCCGGACCCTGCTGACGCTCGCGGTCGACCAGCCCCAGGCCGAGAAGCTCATGTTCGCCGCCACCAACGGCGAGCTCTCCTTCGGGCTCCGCACCGGCACGACCAAGATCGCGCCCAACCCGGGCACGAACCTCCAGAACCTCTTCAGCTAG
- a CDS encoding AAA family ATPase: MPILLDADPAKAAALLTVLPAGTQVADSQERLFGWLQLHTDEYAVVLGPSLGVPEAMAIADRMRTALPTASVVLVRDSVDTDVLTQAMHAGVREVVTASDLPQVNAALQRAHALWAALRGNAAPSSRLGRVITIFSPKGGVGKTTMSVNLGIALMRGGENKVCVVDLDLAFGDIAITLQLFPTHSIEHAIGGEQSMDYAFIEELMTPHESGLMVLAAPSQPDARERVTGALVTRLLRTLQDHFDYLVLDTAPAFDEQTLTALDETDDCIIVATLDVPTLKNVKVALETLDVLGVAEGHRHLLLNRADEQVGIGADKVEGILGMDVAAQVATSLDIAKATNAGRPLMLSSPSHPSSRAVRALAEKLMGHETPMSSPLAAPKGKSSKASRAPKLEMPAPVAPTPAPTEKREEGQKRFRISRR, from the coding sequence ATGCCGATCCTTCTCGACGCGGACCCAGCCAAGGCTGCGGCGCTGCTGACCGTGCTCCCGGCGGGCACGCAGGTGGCGGACAGCCAGGAACGGCTCTTCGGCTGGCTGCAGCTGCACACCGACGAGTACGCCGTGGTGCTCGGACCCAGCCTCGGAGTCCCCGAGGCGATGGCGATCGCGGACCGGATGCGGACCGCCCTGCCCACCGCGAGCGTCGTCCTGGTGCGCGACTCGGTGGACACCGACGTCCTGACCCAGGCCATGCACGCCGGTGTGCGCGAGGTGGTCACGGCCTCCGACCTCCCCCAGGTCAACGCCGCCCTGCAGCGGGCGCACGCCCTGTGGGCGGCCCTGCGCGGCAACGCCGCTCCGTCCTCGCGCCTGGGCCGGGTGATCACGATCTTCTCCCCCAAGGGCGGGGTCGGGAAGACCACCATGTCGGTGAACCTCGGCATCGCGCTGATGCGCGGCGGGGAGAACAAGGTGTGCGTGGTCGACCTCGACCTCGCCTTCGGCGACATCGCGATCACCCTGCAGCTCTTCCCGACGCACTCCATCGAGCACGCCATCGGCGGCGAGCAGTCGATGGACTACGCGTTCATCGAGGAGCTCATGACCCCCCACGAGAGCGGCCTGATGGTGCTGGCCGCTCCCAGCCAGCCCGACGCCCGCGAGCGGGTCACGGGCGCGCTGGTCACCCGGCTGCTGCGTACCCTCCAGGACCACTTCGACTACCTGGTGCTGGACACGGCACCCGCCTTCGACGAGCAGACGCTGACCGCGCTCGACGAGACCGACGACTGCATCATCGTCGCGACCCTGGACGTCCCCACCCTGAAGAACGTCAAGGTGGCGCTGGAGACCCTCGACGTGCTGGGCGTAGCCGAGGGTCACCGGCACCTGCTGCTCAACCGGGCCGACGAGCAGGTCGGCATCGGGGCGGACAAGGTCGAGGGCATCCTCGGCATGGACGTCGCGGCCCAGGTGGCCACCTCGCTGGACATCGCCAAGGCCACCAACGCGGGCCGGCCGTTGATGCTCTCCTCCCCCTCGCACCCCTCCTCGAGGGCGGTCCGCGCCCTGGCCGAGAAGCTGATGGGCCACGAGACCCCGATGTCCTCGCCGCTCGCCGCACCCAAGGGCAAGTCCTCCAAGGCGTCCAGGGCTCCCAAGCTCGAGATGCCCGCCCCCGTGGCTCCCACCCCCGCACCCACCGAGAAGCGCGAAGAGGGCCAGAAGCGCTTCCGCATCAGCAGGAGATGA
- a CDS encoding SRPBCC family protein, protein MAEQTTSSIVIDAEPRAVMDVIADFEAYPAWAKGMRKVEVLDAGSQGRADKVFFSLDVSPIKDEYTLAYEWDGDEAVTWTLVEGKMLRALDGAYLLKDRGDGTTEVTYRLALDVSIPVIGMLKRKGEKILIDTALKGLKKRVESL, encoded by the coding sequence ATGGCCGAGCAGACCACGTCCTCGATCGTCATCGACGCCGAGCCGCGCGCCGTGATGGACGTCATCGCCGACTTCGAGGCCTACCCCGCGTGGGCCAAGGGGATGCGCAAGGTCGAGGTCCTGGACGCCGGCTCCCAGGGGCGGGCGGACAAGGTCTTCTTCTCCCTCGACGTCTCGCCGATCAAGGACGAGTACACCCTGGCGTACGAGTGGGACGGCGACGAGGCCGTCACCTGGACGCTCGTGGAGGGGAAGATGCTGCGCGCCCTCGACGGCGCCTACCTGCTCAAGGACCGTGGCGACGGCACCACCGAGGTGACGTACCGCCTGGCCCTGGACGTCTCCATCCCGGTCATCGGCATGCTCAAGCGCAAGGGCGAGAAGATCCTCATCGACACCGCGCTGAAGGGGCTCAAGAAGCGCGTCGAGTCGCTCTGA
- a CDS encoding AMP-dependent synthetase/ligase yields MREFSSPLTTDLPTSGNLTDDIVRNAREAGDSVAFRRNTPEGWVDVTAGEFLAQVRGVAKGLVAAGIEIGDRVALISKTRYEWTLLDYAIWFAGAVTVPVYETSSADQVRQILGDSGARAVVGEGPEHVAKVSSARAGLEELHHVWSIEDRAIEVLTGLGHDVDDDELERRRTNAGPDTVATLIYTSGTTGVPKGCMLTHGNFMFELGVATDELDELFAEGASTLLFLPLAHVFARIIQIGSVKRRVVLGHSADIKNLVADLQVFRPTFILAVPRVFEKVFNTASQNAAVDGKGKIFNRAAEVAIAWSRARDRGRIPVALRLQHALFSKLVYRKLEAALGGQCRHAVSGGAPLGERLGHFYRGIGLTILEGYGLTETTAALTVNVPQAHKVGSVGRPFGGTTVRVADDGELIFKGGQVFSGYWNNPEATAEVLDAEGWFHTGDVGEIDDEGFVRITGRKKEILVTAGGKNVAPAVLEDRLRAHLLIDQCIVVGDGQPYIGALVTLDPETVPGWAEARGKKGTLEQLASDEDLHAEIDAAIEEANKAVSRAESIRKYRILTASWTEEGGQLTPSLKLKRSVVMREFRDEVEALYLP; encoded by the coding sequence TTGCGTGAGTTCTCCTCGCCGCTGACCACCGATCTGCCGACCAGCGGCAACCTCACCGACGACATCGTCCGCAACGCCCGAGAAGCCGGGGACTCGGTGGCGTTCCGGCGCAACACCCCCGAGGGATGGGTCGACGTCACCGCGGGGGAGTTCCTCGCCCAGGTGCGCGGCGTCGCGAAAGGACTCGTCGCCGCGGGGATCGAGATCGGCGACCGCGTCGCCCTGATCTCCAAGACCCGCTACGAGTGGACGCTCCTGGACTACGCGATCTGGTTCGCCGGTGCCGTCACGGTGCCGGTCTACGAGACCTCCTCGGCCGACCAGGTTCGCCAGATCCTCGGCGACTCCGGCGCCCGCGCCGTGGTCGGCGAGGGCCCCGAGCACGTGGCGAAGGTCAGCAGCGCCCGCGCGGGACTCGAGGAGCTCCACCACGTGTGGTCGATCGAGGACCGCGCGATCGAGGTGCTGACCGGGCTGGGCCACGACGTCGACGACGACGAGCTGGAGCGGCGTCGTACGAACGCGGGACCGGACACCGTCGCGACCCTGATCTACACCTCCGGCACCACCGGCGTGCCCAAGGGCTGCATGCTCACGCACGGCAACTTCATGTTCGAGCTGGGGGTGGCCACCGACGAGCTCGACGAGCTCTTCGCCGAGGGCGCCTCGACGCTGCTCTTCCTCCCGCTGGCCCACGTCTTCGCGCGGATCATCCAGATCGGGTCCGTGAAGCGCCGCGTGGTGCTCGGCCACAGCGCCGACATCAAGAACCTCGTGGCCGACCTCCAGGTCTTCCGCCCCACCTTCATCCTCGCCGTTCCCCGGGTCTTCGAGAAGGTCTTCAACACCGCCTCGCAGAACGCCGCGGTGGACGGCAAGGGCAAGATCTTCAACCGGGCGGCCGAGGTGGCCATCGCCTGGTCGCGCGCCCGCGACCGCGGTCGCATCCCGGTGGCTCTGCGACTCCAGCACGCGCTCTTCTCCAAGCTGGTCTACCGCAAGCTGGAGGCCGCGCTGGGCGGACAGTGCCGGCACGCCGTCTCCGGCGGTGCACCCCTGGGAGAGCGGCTCGGCCACTTCTACCGGGGCATCGGCCTGACCATCCTGGAGGGCTACGGGCTCACCGAGACCACCGCCGCGCTGACGGTCAACGTGCCGCAGGCGCACAAGGTCGGCTCGGTCGGCCGTCCGTTCGGTGGCACCACCGTGCGGGTCGCCGACGACGGCGAGCTGATCTTCAAGGGCGGGCAGGTCTTCAGCGGCTACTGGAACAACCCGGAGGCGACGGCCGAGGTGCTCGACGCCGAGGGCTGGTTCCACACCGGCGACGTCGGGGAGATCGACGACGAGGGATTCGTCCGGATCACCGGCCGCAAGAAGGAGATCCTGGTGACCGCCGGCGGCAAGAACGTGGCCCCCGCGGTGCTCGAGGACCGGCTCCGCGCGCACCTGCTGATCGACCAGTGCATCGTGGTCGGCGACGGCCAGCCCTACATCGGCGCCCTGGTCACCCTGGACCCCGAGACGGTGCCCGGCTGGGCGGAGGCTCGCGGCAAGAAGGGGACGCTCGAGCAGCTCGCCTCGGACGAGGACCTGCACGCCGAGATCGACGCCGCCATCGAGGAGGCCAACAAGGCCGTCTCCCGCGCCGAGTCCATCCGCAAGTACCGCATCCTGACGGCCTCCTGGACCGAGGAGGGCGGGCAGCTGACCCCCAGTCTGAAGCTGAAGCGGAGCGTGGTCATGCGGGAGTTCCGTGACGAGGTCGAGGCCCTCTACCTTCCTTGA